A single region of the Mycobacterium avium subsp. avium genome encodes:
- a CDS encoding citrate synthase 2: protein MTVVPENFVPGLEGVVAFTTEIAEPDKDGGALRYRGVDIEDLVSQQVTFGDVWALLVDGKFGHGLPPAEPFPLPIHTGDVRVDVQAGLAMLAPIWGYKPLLDTDDATARDQLARASVMALSYVAQSARGIYQPAVPQRVIDECETVTARFMTRWQGEPDPRHIEAIDAYWVSAAEHGMNASTFTARVIASTGADVAAALSGAIGAMSGPLHGGAPARVLPMIEEVERTGDARGLVKKILDSGDKLMGFGHRVYRAEDPRARVLRATAERLGAPRHEVAVALEQAALAELRERRPDRAIETNVEFWAAVILDFARVPANMMPAMFTCGRTAGWCAHILEQKRLGKLVRPSAIYVGPGPRSPESVEGWDRSLTNA, encoded by the coding sequence ATGACTGTTGTCCCCGAGAACTTTGTCCCCGGCCTGGAAGGCGTGGTCGCCTTCACCACCGAAATCGCCGAACCGGATAAAGACGGCGGCGCGCTGCGCTACCGCGGTGTCGACATCGAAGACCTGGTGAGCCAGCAGGTCACGTTCGGCGACGTGTGGGCGCTGCTGGTCGACGGCAAGTTCGGCCACGGGCTGCCGCCCGCCGAGCCGTTCCCGCTGCCGATCCACACCGGCGACGTGCGCGTCGACGTGCAGGCCGGGCTGGCCATGCTGGCCCCGATCTGGGGCTACAAGCCGCTGCTGGACACCGACGACGCCACCGCCCGCGACCAGCTGGCCCGGGCCTCGGTGATGGCGCTGTCCTACGTCGCGCAGTCCGCGCGCGGCATCTATCAGCCCGCGGTGCCGCAGCGGGTCATCGACGAATGCGAAACCGTCACTGCACGTTTCATGACGCGGTGGCAGGGCGAGCCGGACCCGCGGCACATCGAGGCGATCGACGCCTACTGGGTGTCGGCCGCCGAGCACGGCATGAACGCCTCGACGTTCACCGCGCGGGTGATCGCCTCCACCGGCGCCGACGTGGCGGCCGCGTTGTCCGGGGCGATCGGGGCGATGAGCGGACCGCTGCACGGCGGGGCTCCGGCGCGGGTGCTGCCGATGATCGAGGAGGTCGAGCGCACCGGCGACGCCCGAGGGCTGGTCAAGAAGATCCTGGACAGCGGCGACAAGCTGATGGGCTTCGGGCACCGGGTCTACCGCGCCGAGGATCCCCGCGCGCGGGTGCTGCGCGCCACCGCCGAGCGGCTCGGCGCGCCGCGGCACGAGGTCGCCGTCGCGCTGGAGCAGGCCGCCCTGGCCGAACTGCGCGAGCGCCGTCCGGACCGGGCCATCGAGACCAACGTCGAGTTCTGGGCGGCGGTCATCCTGGACTTCGCCCGGGTGCCGGCCAACATGATGCCGGCGATGTTCACCTGTGGCCGTACCGCGGGGTGGTGCGCCCACATTCTCGAGCAGAAGCGGCTCGGCAAGCTGGTCCGCCCGTCGGCGATCTACGTGGGCCCCGGCCCGCGCAGCCCGGAATCCGTCGAGGGTTGGGACCGCAGCCTCACCAACGCCTGA
- a CDS encoding VOC family protein, producing MAINIEPALSPHLVVDNAAAAIDFYVKAFGAEELGRLPRPDGKLAHAAVRINGFMVMLNDDFPEVCGGKSMTPTSLGGTPVTIHLTVPDVDASFQRAVDAGATVVVPLEDQFWGDRYGMVADPFGHHWSLGQPVREVSPEEMAAAMAAMAAEQGAGQA from the coding sequence ATGGCGATCAACATCGAGCCCGCACTGTCCCCGCACCTGGTGGTCGACAACGCGGCCGCGGCAATCGACTTCTACGTCAAGGCTTTTGGTGCCGAGGAGCTGGGGCGCCTGCCGCGTCCCGACGGCAAACTGGCGCACGCCGCAGTGCGCATCAACGGCTTCATGGTGATGCTCAACGACGACTTCCCGGAAGTGTGCGGCGGCAAGTCGATGACGCCGACGTCGTTGGGCGGCACCCCGGTGACCATCCACCTGACCGTGCCCGACGTCGACGCGAGCTTTCAGCGGGCGGTCGATGCCGGCGCCACCGTGGTGGTGCCGTTGGAGGACCAGTTCTGGGGCGACCGCTACGGCATGGTCGCCGACCCGTTCGGCCACCACTGGTCCCTGGGGCAGCCGGTGCGCGAGGTCAGCCCGGAGGAGATGGCGGCGGCGATGGCGGCGATGGCCGCTGAGCAGGGGGCCGGGCAGGCCTAG
- a CDS encoding FAD-dependent oxidoreductase: MPHVITQSCCNDGSCVFACPVNCIHPTPDEPGFATSEMLYIDPAACVDCGACVSACPVGAIAPDNRLDDKQLPFVEINASFYPKRPAGQKLPPTSKLAPVIPAVPVRPRGRPLTVAIVGSGPAAMYAADELLTQDGVRVNVFEKLPTPYGLVRAGVAPDHQNTKKVTRLFDRVAGHDRFRFYLNVEVGKHLSHADLLAHHHAVLYAVGAPDDRRLDIEGMGLAGSGTATELVAWINGHPEFTALPVDLRHERVVIIGNGNVALDVARVLTADPDDLARTDIADHALAALRGSAVREAVIAARRGPAQSAFTLPELIGLTGSREVVLSAADRELVAADLANASDALTKAKLEVLSTLGDAAAPSERPRIRLAYRLTPDRILGEQRVTGVQFTLTGTDETHCLPTGLVLTSIGYRGKPIRDLPYDEAAAVVPNDGGRVVDPASRRPVPGAYVAGWIKRGPSGFIGTNKSCSLQTVQALVADFNAGELADPAAKPEALTALVRARRPDAIDAAGWRAIDAAEIARGSADGRPRNKFTDIGDMLAAAAAAEPAPPPRRRLLARLVPSGRG, encoded by the coding sequence ATGCCGCACGTTATTACCCAGTCGTGCTGTAACGACGGGTCCTGTGTTTTCGCGTGCCCGGTGAACTGCATTCACCCCACGCCCGACGAGCCCGGCTTCGCCACCTCGGAGATGCTCTACATCGACCCGGCGGCGTGCGTGGACTGCGGCGCCTGCGTCAGCGCCTGCCCCGTCGGTGCGATCGCCCCCGACAACCGGCTGGACGACAAACAGCTGCCCTTCGTCGAGATCAACGCGTCGTTCTACCCGAAACGGCCGGCCGGCCAGAAACTGCCGCCGACGTCCAAGCTGGCGCCGGTGATCCCGGCCGTCCCGGTGCGGCCGCGCGGCCGGCCGCTGACGGTGGCCATCGTCGGATCCGGCCCGGCGGCGATGTACGCCGCCGACGAACTGCTCACCCAGGACGGCGTGCGCGTCAACGTCTTCGAGAAGCTGCCGACGCCCTATGGGCTGGTGCGCGCCGGGGTGGCGCCCGATCACCAGAACACCAAGAAGGTGACCCGGCTCTTCGATCGGGTCGCCGGTCATGACCGCTTCCGGTTCTACCTCAACGTCGAGGTCGGCAAGCATCTCAGCCACGCCGATCTGCTGGCCCATCATCACGCCGTGCTGTACGCGGTGGGGGCGCCCGACGACCGCCGGCTCGACATCGAGGGCATGGGGCTGGCGGGCAGCGGAACCGCGACCGAGCTGGTGGCGTGGATCAACGGGCATCCCGAGTTCACTGCGCTGCCAGTCGATCTGCGCCACGAGCGGGTGGTGATCATCGGCAACGGGAACGTCGCGCTCGACGTCGCCCGAGTGCTCACCGCGGACCCCGATGACCTGGCCCGCACCGATATCGCCGACCACGCGCTGGCGGCGCTGCGCGGCTCGGCGGTGCGCGAGGCGGTGATCGCCGCCCGGCGCGGGCCGGCCCAGTCGGCGTTCACGCTGCCGGAACTGATCGGGCTCACCGGCAGCCGCGAGGTGGTGCTCAGCGCGGCCGACCGCGAGTTGGTCGCCGCCGACCTGGCGAACGCCTCGGATGCCCTGACCAAGGCCAAGCTGGAGGTTTTGAGCACGCTCGGCGACGCTGCGGCGCCCAGCGAGCGTCCGAGAATCAGGCTGGCGTATCGGCTCACCCCCGACCGGATCCTCGGCGAGCAACGCGTCACCGGTGTGCAGTTCACGCTCACCGGCACGGACGAAACACATTGCCTGCCAACGGGTTTGGTGCTGACGTCGATCGGCTACCGCGGCAAGCCGATTCGCGACCTGCCCTACGACGAGGCGGCGGCGGTGGTGCCCAACGACGGCGGCCGCGTCGTCGACCCCGCCTCGCGACGACCGGTGCCCGGCGCCTACGTCGCCGGCTGGATCAAGCGGGGACCCAGCGGGTTCATCGGTACCAACAAGTCCTGCTCGCTGCAGACCGTGCAGGCCCTGGTGGCCGATTTCAACGCCGGCGAGTTGGCCGACCCGGCGGCCAAACCCGAGGCGCTGACCGCCCTGGTGCGCGCCCGCCGGCCCGACGCGATCGACGCGGCGGGGTGGCGGGCCATCGACGCCGCCGAAATCGCGCGCGGCAGCGCGGACGGCCGACCGCGCAACAAGTTCACCGACATCGGCGACATGCTGGCGGCCGCGGCCGCCGCAGAGCCGGCGCCGCCGCCGCGACGCCGGCTCCTGGCCCGGTTGGTGCCGTCCGGGCGCGGCTAG
- a CDS encoding AurF N-oxygenase family protein, with amino-acid sequence MARTRMVRRWRRNMEVRDDTDYVNMLATLSEGSVRRNFNPYTDIDWDSPEFAVTEDDPRWILPATDPLGRHPWYLAQSDERKIKIGMWRQANVAKVGLHFESILIRGLMNYTFWVPNGSPEYRYCLHESVEECNHTMMFQEMVNRVGADVPGMPRLLKWISPLIPLVAGPLPVAFFIGVLAGEEPIDHTQKNVLREGKSLHPIMERVMAIHVAEEARHISFAHEFLRKRLPHLTKRQRFWVSLYYPLTMRLLCNAITVPPKQFWREFDIPREVKKELFFRSPESRKWLSDMFADVRMLAHDTGLMENRSARLMWRLCKINGKPSRYRSEPQRQHLAAVPAA; translated from the coding sequence ATGGCTAGGACGCGGATGGTCCGGCGTTGGCGCCGCAACATGGAGGTGCGCGACGACACCGACTACGTGAACATGCTTGCCACACTGTCCGAGGGGTCGGTGCGGCGAAACTTCAACCCGTACACCGACATCGACTGGGATTCACCGGAATTCGCGGTCACCGAGGATGATCCGCGGTGGATTCTGCCGGCGACCGACCCGCTGGGCCGCCACCCCTGGTACCTGGCGCAGTCCGACGAGCGCAAGATCAAGATCGGCATGTGGCGGCAGGCCAACGTGGCCAAGGTGGGACTGCACTTCGAGTCCATCCTGATCCGCGGCCTGATGAACTACACCTTCTGGGTGCCCAACGGGTCGCCGGAATACCGGTACTGCCTGCACGAGTCGGTCGAAGAGTGCAACCACACCATGATGTTCCAGGAGATGGTCAATCGCGTCGGCGCCGACGTCCCGGGCATGCCGCGGCTGCTCAAGTGGATCTCGCCGCTGATCCCGCTGGTGGCCGGGCCGTTGCCGGTGGCCTTCTTCATCGGGGTGCTCGCCGGTGAGGAGCCGATCGACCACACCCAGAAAAACGTTCTGCGCGAAGGCAAGTCGTTGCACCCCATCATGGAGCGGGTGATGGCCATTCACGTGGCCGAGGAAGCCCGGCACATCTCGTTCGCGCACGAGTTCCTGCGTAAGCGGTTGCCGCACTTGACCAAGCGGCAGCGGTTCTGGGTTTCGCTGTACTACCCGCTGACCATGCGGCTGTTGTGCAATGCGATCACCGTGCCGCCCAAGCAGTTCTGGCGCGAGTTCGACATCCCCCGTGAGGTCAAAAAGGAGCTCTTTTTCCGGTCTCCGGAGTCGCGGAAGTGGTTGAGCGACATGTTCGCCGACGTCCGGATGCTGGCTCACGACACCGGCCTGATGGAGAACCGCTCGGCCCGGCTGATGTGGCGGCTGTGCAAGATCAACGGCAAGCCGTCGCGCTACCGCAGTGAACCGCAGCGGCAGCACCTGGCTGCCGTGCCGGCCGCCTAA
- the serC gene encoding phosphoserine transaminase, whose product MSMADQLQIPADIKPRDGRFGCGPSKVRPEQLQALSTTAAPLFGTSHRQAPVKNLVGRLRSGLAELFSLPDGYQVILGNGGATAFWDAAAFGLIDKRSLHLSYGEFSSKFAAAVAKNPFVGDPVVIKSDAGSAPEPQSDPSVDLIAWAHNETSTGVAVPVRRPADSGDALVAIDATSGAGGLPVDIGETDAYYFSPQKNFAGDGGLWLALMSPAALARVESIAASGRWVPDFLSLPIAVENSLKDQTYNTPAIGTLALMAEQVDWMLGNGGLDWAVKRTADSAGRLYSWAEERDYTTPFVADPKLRSQVVGTIDLVDDVDAAAVAKILRANGVVDTEPYRKLGRNQLRVGMFPAVDPDDVSALTQCVDWVVERL is encoded by the coding sequence ATGAGCATGGCTGACCAGCTCCAGATCCCTGCTGACATCAAACCCCGCGACGGCCGCTTCGGGTGCGGCCCGTCCAAGGTCCGGCCCGAGCAGCTGCAGGCGCTGAGCACGACCGCGGCGCCGCTGTTCGGAACCTCGCACCGGCAGGCGCCGGTGAAGAATCTGGTCGGCCGGCTCCGCTCGGGGCTTGCCGAGCTGTTTTCGCTGCCCGACGGCTACCAGGTCATCCTGGGCAACGGCGGCGCGACCGCGTTCTGGGACGCCGCGGCCTTCGGCTTGATCGACAAGCGCTCGCTGCACCTGTCCTACGGCGAATTCAGCTCCAAGTTCGCCGCCGCGGTCGCCAAGAACCCCTTCGTCGGCGATCCCGTCGTCATCAAGTCGGACGCGGGCAGCGCACCCGAACCGCAGAGCGATCCGTCGGTGGACCTGATCGCCTGGGCGCACAACGAGACGTCGACGGGCGTCGCGGTCCCGGTCCGCCGCCCCGCCGATTCCGGTGACGCGTTGGTCGCCATCGACGCCACGTCCGGCGCCGGCGGCCTGCCGGTCGACATCGGCGAGACCGACGCCTATTACTTCTCGCCGCAGAAGAACTTCGCCGGCGACGGCGGGCTGTGGCTGGCGCTCATGAGCCCGGCCGCGCTGGCCCGCGTCGAGTCCATCGCCGCGTCCGGCCGCTGGGTTCCCGACTTCTTGTCGCTGCCCATCGCGGTGGAGAACAGCCTGAAGGACCAGACCTACAACACCCCGGCGATCGGCACCCTGGCGTTGATGGCCGAGCAGGTCGACTGGATGCTGGGCAACGGCGGGCTGGACTGGGCCGTCAAGCGCACCGCCGACTCGGCCGGGCGGCTGTACTCCTGGGCCGAGGAGCGGGACTACACCACGCCGTTCGTCGCCGACCCGAAGCTGCGCTCGCAGGTGGTGGGCACCATCGACTTGGTCGACGACGTCGACGCCGCGGCCGTGGCGAAGATCCTGCGCGCCAACGGCGTCGTCGACACCGAGCCGTACCGCAAACTGGGCCGCAACCAGTTGCGGGTGGGGATGTTCCCGGCGGTCGACCCCGACGATGTCAGCGCCCTGACCCAGTGTGTGGACTGGGTCGTCGAGCGGCTGTAA
- the sepH gene encoding septation protein SepH: MRELKVVGLDADSKYLICESDDPAEQFKLPADDHLRAVLRHEAEPPEQPQLEIEVTNMLSPKEIQAKIRAGASVEQVAAASGSDVSRVRRFAHPVLLERYRAAELATAAHPMLADGPAVLTLLETVTAAFVTRGLRHDKLSWDAWRNEDNRWTVQLAWKVGRSDNVAHFCFTPGAHGGTVTAIDDAATALIDPNFELPLRPLARVAHVDFDEPAKPPTAEAPAAEPAEPEEKPVHTRRGKPVIPAWEDVLLGVRSGGQR; the protein is encoded by the coding sequence ATGCGGGAACTCAAAGTGGTTGGGCTCGATGCCGACAGCAAATATTTGATCTGCGAAAGTGATGACCCCGCAGAGCAGTTCAAGCTGCCCGCCGACGACCACCTGCGGGCCGTGTTGCGCCACGAAGCCGAGCCTCCCGAGCAGCCGCAGCTCGAGATCGAAGTGACGAACATGTTGAGCCCCAAAGAAATTCAGGCCAAGATCCGCGCCGGCGCCTCGGTGGAGCAGGTCGCGGCGGCATCGGGCTCGGACGTGTCACGGGTGCGCCGGTTCGCCCACCCGGTGCTGCTGGAGCGCTACCGGGCCGCCGAGCTGGCAACCGCCGCACATCCGATGCTGGCGGACGGTCCGGCGGTGCTGACCCTGCTGGAGACGGTCACCGCGGCCTTCGTGACCCGGGGGCTGCGCCACGACAAACTCAGCTGGGACGCGTGGCGCAACGAAGACAACCGCTGGACGGTGCAGCTGGCCTGGAAGGTCGGCCGCTCGGACAACGTCGCGCACTTCTGCTTCACCCCCGGCGCCCACGGCGGCACCGTCACCGCCATCGACGACGCGGCCACCGCCCTGATCGATCCCAACTTCGAGCTGCCGCTGCGGCCGCTGGCCCGGGTCGCCCACGTCGACTTCGACGAACCGGCCAAGCCGCCTACCGCCGAAGCGCCGGCCGCCGAACCCGCCGAACCGGAGGAAAAGCCGGTGCACACCCGCCGCGGCAAGCCGGTCATCCCGGCCTGGGAAGACGTGCTGCTCGGTGTGCGCTCCGGCGGTCAGCGCTAA
- a CDS encoding DUF2537 domain-containing protein, giving the protein MKDETVPWATGLTVTAFVAAVTGVAIVVLSLGLVRVHPLLAVGLNIVAAGGLAPTLWGWRRTPVLRWFVLGAGVGVTGAWLVLLVLAVAG; this is encoded by the coding sequence ATGAAGGACGAGACCGTGCCCTGGGCAACGGGTTTGACGGTGACCGCGTTTGTCGCGGCGGTCACCGGCGTCGCGATCGTGGTGCTCAGCCTGGGTCTGGTCCGGGTGCATCCGCTGCTGGCCGTCGGCCTGAACATCGTGGCCGCCGGGGGACTTGCGCCGACGTTGTGGGGGTGGCGGCGCACCCCGGTGCTGCGCTGGTTCGTGCTGGGCGCCGGGGTCGGCGTGACCGGCGCGTGGCTGGTGCTGCTGGTGCTGGCGGTCGCGGGTTAG
- a CDS encoding TrmH family RNA methyltransferase yields the protein MNTDALDVRDVDDPDDPRLDDFRDLNSVDRRPDLPSGKGLVIAEGVLVVQRMLASRFRPHALLGTERRLAELRDDLAGVPVPYYRTSADVMARVVGFHLNRGVLAAARRVPEPGVAELLAGSRTVAVLEGVNDHENLGAIFRNAAGLGVDAVIFGSGCADPLYRRAVRVSMGHALLVPYARATDWPAELKTLKEKGFRLLAMTPQGSACGLAEAMTAARGDRVAVLVGAEGPGLTPAALRLSDVRVRIPMSRGTDSLNVATAAALAFYERSRPVGGHRAAAGGGDGQSG from the coding sequence GTGAACACCGATGCGCTGGACGTTCGCGACGTTGACGACCCCGACGACCCGAGGCTCGACGACTTCCGCGACCTGAACAGTGTCGATCGGCGTCCCGATCTGCCGTCGGGCAAGGGGCTGGTGATCGCGGAAGGCGTGCTGGTGGTGCAGCGCATGCTGGCGTCCCGGTTCCGCCCGCACGCCCTGCTGGGGACCGAGCGCCGGCTCGCCGAGCTGCGCGACGACCTGGCCGGCGTCCCGGTGCCGTACTACCGAACGTCGGCCGACGTGATGGCGCGGGTGGTCGGCTTTCACCTCAACCGCGGGGTGCTGGCGGCCGCCCGGCGGGTGCCGGAGCCCGGCGTCGCCGAGCTGCTGGCCGGCAGCCGCACCGTCGCGGTGCTCGAGGGAGTCAACGATCACGAGAACCTGGGCGCGATCTTCCGCAACGCGGCGGGGCTGGGCGTCGACGCGGTGATCTTCGGCAGCGGCTGCGCCGACCCGTTGTACCGCCGCGCCGTCCGGGTGTCGATGGGTCATGCGCTGCTGGTGCCGTACGCCCGCGCAACCGACTGGCCCGCCGAGCTGAAGACGTTGAAGGAGAAGGGGTTTCGGCTGCTGGCGATGACGCCGCAGGGTTCCGCGTGCGGCTTGGCCGAGGCGATGACGGCGGCCCGCGGCGACCGCGTGGCGGTGTTGGTGGGTGCCGAGGGCCCGGGGCTGACGCCGGCCGCGCTGCGGTTGAGCGATGTGCGGGTGCGCATCCCGATGTCGCGGGGCACCGACTCGCTCAACGTCGCGACGGCGGCCGCGCTGGCGTTCTACGAGCGGTCTCGCCCGGTCGGGGGGCACCGCGCGGCGGCCGGAGGCGGAGATGGACAGTCGGGCTAG
- a CDS encoding MarR family transcriptional regulator has product MPDSDARLASDLSLAVMRLARQLRFRNPSSPVSLSQLSALAMLANEGPMTPGALAVRERVRPPSMTRVIASLAEMGLVDRTPHPVDGRQVLVSVSEAGAELVKANRRARQEWLAKRLSTLDDDERETLRHAADLMLALVDEGP; this is encoded by the coding sequence ATGCCTGACAGCGATGCCCGGCTGGCCAGCGACCTGTCACTGGCTGTCATGCGGCTGGCCCGCCAACTGCGATTCCGCAACCCCTCGTCGCCGGTGTCGCTGTCCCAACTGTCGGCGCTGGCGATGCTGGCCAACGAGGGCCCGATGACGCCCGGGGCGCTGGCGGTCCGCGAACGCGTCCGGCCCCCGTCGATGACCCGGGTGATCGCCTCGCTGGCCGAAATGGGCCTGGTGGACCGCACCCCGCATCCCGTCGACGGCCGGCAGGTGCTGGTCTCGGTCTCCGAGGCCGGGGCCGAATTGGTCAAGGCCAACCGGCGCGCCCGTCAGGAGTGGTTGGCCAAGCGGCTGTCCACGCTGGACGACGACGAGCGCGAAACCCTGCGCCACGCGGCCGATCTGATGCTGGCCCTGGTCGACGAAGGCCCGTGA
- a CDS encoding DUF2530 domain-containing protein has translation MSTESGPNRTAPPLPAALLRVWPFIALGALGWLAAVGAAFLVPGLHCWRPVTLAGLGVGVLGTSIFLLQLAAARRGARGAQTGLENFLEHD, from the coding sequence ATGTCCACCGAATCCGGCCCGAACCGCACCGCGCCGCCGCTGCCGGCGGCGCTGCTGCGGGTGTGGCCGTTCATCGCGCTCGGTGCGCTGGGTTGGCTGGCCGCGGTGGGCGCCGCCTTCCTGGTGCCGGGCCTGCACTGCTGGCGCCCGGTGACACTGGCCGGCCTGGGCGTGGGCGTGCTGGGCACCAGCATCTTTCTGCTGCAGCTGGCCGCCGCCCGGCGCGGTGCCCGCGGCGCCCAAACCGGCCTGGAAAATTTCCTCGAGCACGACTAG
- a CDS encoding SRPBCC family protein: MVAPLLRAQIDIDAPVATVWELVSDLRRMPQWSPQCRWMKPLGPVRQGTRTINLNRRNRLFWPTTCTVVEIIPDRKLAFRVDTNNTIWSYELEPTDTGTRLIESRHAENGVTAFSNLSVKAFLGGTDNFERELLDGMNASLARIKAAAENTDRR, encoded by the coding sequence ATGGTAGCCCCGCTGTTGCGAGCGCAGATCGACATCGACGCCCCGGTTGCCACGGTGTGGGAATTGGTTTCCGATCTGCGCCGCATGCCGCAGTGGAGCCCGCAGTGCCGGTGGATGAAACCGCTGGGCCCGGTGCGTCAGGGCACCCGCACCATCAACCTCAATCGGCGCAACCGGTTGTTCTGGCCGACCACCTGCACGGTGGTGGAGATCATCCCCGACCGCAAACTCGCGTTCCGGGTGGACACCAACAACACGATCTGGAGCTACGAGCTCGAACCCACCGACACCGGCACCCGGCTGATCGAGAGCCGGCACGCCGAGAACGGCGTCACCGCGTTCTCCAACCTGTCGGTCAAGGCGTTCCTCGGCGGCACCGACAACTTCGAACGCGAATTGCTCGACGGCATGAACGCCTCGTTGGCGCGCATCAAGGCCGCCGCCGAGAACACGGACCGGCGCTAG